Proteins encoded in a region of the Flavobacteriaceae bacterium HL-DH10 genome:
- a CDS encoding sulfite exporter TauE/SafE family protein produces MENTQLLGYIGALVVGLVLGLIGGGGSILTVPLLVYLLGYNPVVATAYSLFVVGASSMVGTYQKHKKGLVDFKTGFAFSFPSFMAVYLSRRYLVPSIPDTIISFGNYSLTKDMAIMVFFAIIMLLASISMIKKRKESEQNSTKQPYYKTFIQGIIIGTITGLVGAGGGFLYVPALVFWANIPMKKAVGTSLIIVTINSLIGFLGDVQTLDIEWIFLLSFTLIAVIGIVLGVFFSKFITGEKLKKSFGVFTLLIAIYIIYKEIN; encoded by the coding sequence ATGGAAAACACACAACTTCTAGGATATATTGGTGCTTTAGTAGTTGGGTTAGTTTTAGGACTTATTGGAGGCGGTGGTTCTATATTAACAGTTCCATTGTTAGTATACCTTCTTGGATACAATCCAGTTGTAGCAACAGCATACTCATTATTTGTTGTTGGAGCCTCATCCATGGTAGGCACGTACCAAAAACACAAAAAAGGACTAGTCGATTTCAAAACAGGATTCGCTTTTTCTTTCCCTTCATTTATGGCGGTTTATTTATCAAGGCGATATTTAGTTCCTAGCATTCCAGACACCATAATATCTTTTGGAAATTATTCGCTTACTAAAGATATGGCTATCATGGTTTTTTTCGCAATCATCATGCTTTTGGCTTCAATTTCGATGATAAAAAAAAGAAAAGAATCAGAACAAAACTCAACCAAACAGCCTTACTACAAAACGTTTATACAAGGTATAATAATAGGAACTATTACAGGTCTAGTTGGTGCTGGTGGAGGTTTTTTATATGTTCCTGCTTTGGTGTTTTGGGCTAATATTCCAATGAAAAAAGCCGTAGGAACATCACTTATAATAGTGACAATAAATTCCTTAATAGGCTTTTTAGGCGATGTTCAAACCTTAGACATTGAGTGGATCTTCTTATTATCATTCACACTAATAGCTGTCATAGGAATAGTATTAGGCGTCTTTTTTTCAAAATTTATAACTGGAGAAAAACTAAAAAAAAGCTTTGGAGTTTTCACATTACTCATAGCTATATATATTATTTATAAAGAAATTAACTAA
- a CDS encoding SDR family oxidoreductase, which translates to MILVTGATGEFGRKAIDFLLNNGVNPSEISALVRNENKAVDLKEKGIEIRIGNYNDYNALIKEFNGVDKLLFISGSEIETREIQHKNIVTAAKEADVRHLVYTSFIRNTEVKNSAIDFLQNTHLKTENWIKESGIPYTILQNALYLDLLPMFVGDVIQNEVIVQPAKNGKSSAVLRSELAEVAANVLTTEGHKNKVYPLTNPVTNTYEDVAKYISEVTGKKVTYQSPTPDEFKTTLKESGVPDEYIGIFAAFSVAQANGELELQNNSLENLLGRKPTTYKELISQIYK; encoded by the coding sequence ATGATTTTAGTAACTGGAGCAACAGGTGAATTTGGTAGAAAAGCAATAGATTTTCTACTTAACAACGGAGTAAACCCATCAGAAATATCTGCATTAGTAAGAAATGAAAACAAAGCAGTTGACTTAAAGGAAAAAGGTATAGAAATAAGAATTGGAAATTATAATGATTACAACGCTTTGATAAAAGAATTTAATGGAGTTGATAAATTATTATTTATATCAGGAAGTGAAATTGAAACTCGTGAAATTCAACACAAAAATATTGTAACCGCTGCTAAGGAAGCAGATGTAAGACATTTAGTTTATACATCTTTTATAAGAAATACAGAAGTAAAAAACTCTGCTATTGACTTTTTGCAAAACACACACCTTAAAACAGAAAATTGGATTAAAGAAAGTGGCATACCTTATACCATTTTACAAAACGCATTATATCTTGATTTATTACCAATGTTTGTAGGTGACGTAATTCAAAATGAAGTGATAGTGCAACCAGCAAAAAATGGTAAATCAAGTGCTGTATTGAGATCTGAATTAGCTGAAGTCGCAGCAAATGTATTAACTACAGAAGGACACAAAAACAAAGTGTATCCACTAACAAATCCCGTAACCAATACCTATGAGGATGTGGCAAAATACATTTCAGAAGTTACAGGAAAAAAAGTCACCTATCAATCTCCTACCCCTGATGAATTTAAAACCACTTTAAAAGAATCAGGTGTTCCAGACGAGTATATCGGAATCTTTGCTGCGTTTTCTGTCGCTCAAGCCAATGGCGAATTAGAATTACAAAATAACTCTTTAGAAAATCTTTTGGGGAGAAAACCGACCACTTATAAAGAGCTTATTAGTCAAATTTACAAATAA
- a CDS encoding YeeE/YedE thiosulfate transporter family protein, with the protein MEYILNPWPWYISGPLISLIMALLLYFGKTFGMSSNLKTMCTIVGAGKFSDFFKFNWKEQSWNLVVVLGAIIGGYIATHYLSNDSITDLNPTTIAELQNMGFKNSGASLVPNEIFSLESLASPKKLVILVIGGFLVGFGTRYANGCTSGHAIAGLSSLQKPSLIAVIGFFIGGLIMANFILPLIF; encoded by the coding sequence ATGGAATATATTTTAAATCCTTGGCCTTGGTATATATCTGGGCCTCTTATTTCGCTTATTATGGCATTGTTACTTTACTTTGGAAAAACATTCGGCATGTCATCCAATTTAAAAACGATGTGTACCATTGTTGGGGCAGGAAAGTTTTCTGATTTTTTTAAATTTAATTGGAAAGAGCAGTCATGGAATTTAGTAGTTGTATTAGGCGCTATTATTGGAGGGTACATTGCAACTCATTATTTATCTAATGATAGTATTACAGATTTAAACCCGACAACTATTGCAGAACTGCAAAACATGGGATTTAAAAACTCTGGTGCATCCTTAGTACCAAATGAAATATTTAGTTTAGAATCATTAGCTTCTCCAAAAAAACTAGTCATATTGGTGATTGGAGGATTTTTAGTTGGTTTTGGAACACGTTACGCAAATGGATGTACTTCGGGGCACGCCATTGCTGGATTAAGTAGTTTACAAAAACCATCATTAATTGCAGTAATTGGTTTCTTTATAGGAGGATTAATTATGGCCAATTTTATTTTACCCCTAATATTTTAA
- a CDS encoding helix-turn-helix domain-containing protein, protein MAINDTLNVVSGKWKLPIIASLLYGKRRYKDIQENIDKITPRMLSKELKDLELNGVVKRTVFDTTPVLIEYTLTATGEKIINVLDAMVDWGVEHRNSVIS, encoded by the coding sequence TTGGCAATTAACGATACCTTAAACGTAGTAAGTGGTAAATGGAAATTACCCATTATTGCTTCTCTACTTTATGGAAAGAGGAGATATAAAGATATTCAAGAGAACATAGATAAAATAACCCCTAGGATGTTGTCTAAGGAGTTGAAGGATTTGGAGTTAAACGGTGTTGTAAAGCGTACAGTATTTGATACGACTCCTGTGTTAATTGAATATACTTTAACGGCAACAGGCGAAAAAATTATTAATGTTTTAGATGCAATGGTCGATTGGGGAGTAGAGCATAGAAATTCTGTTATTTCTT
- a CDS encoding YeeE/YedE thiosulfate transporter family protein: MKHLKFLLVGIIFGIVLVKSEAVSWYRIYEMFRFQSFHMYGIIGTAIASGILFLQISKKGHFKSIIGADIFVPKKEKGFTQYIIGGIIFGLGWALIGACPGPMYILLGSGVSSMLIVIAAAIIGTFIYGVLKHKLPH, encoded by the coding sequence ATGAAACATTTAAAATTTTTATTAGTAGGTATTATATTCGGAATTGTTTTAGTAAAATCTGAAGCCGTATCATGGTATCGCATATATGAAATGTTTAGATTTCAATCATTTCACATGTATGGAATTATTGGTACTGCAATAGCATCTGGTATTTTGTTTTTACAAATCTCAAAGAAAGGTCATTTTAAAAGTATTATAGGAGCTGATATCTTTGTTCCAAAAAAAGAAAAAGGCTTTACTCAATATATAATTGGTGGTATTATTTTTGGATTAGGCTGGGCGCTTATTGGTGCTTGTCCAGGCCCCATGTACATATTATTAGGTTCTGGTGTGTCTAGCATGCTCATTGTAATTGCAGCAGCTATTATAGGAACCTTCATTTACGGCGTTTTAAAACACAAACTCCCCCATTAA
- a CDS encoding Crp/Fnr family transcriptional regulator gives MNYDILLQKFGSTLDENLINEIFEKGIFKNFKKNEIIIDINQPLNFIPLLLNGDIKILREDSEGNELLIYFLEAGETCTMSLTCCMDTSKSKIRAVAEKDTSLIMIPVDQMHQWFQNNESWRNFILRSYQTRFDEMLEAIDNIAFMKMDERLYKYLSNKAVLNASKTLLVKHQDIAEDMHTSRVVISRILKQLENENKIKLGRNKIEILSV, from the coding sequence ATGAATTACGATATATTACTACAAAAATTCGGTAGCACTTTAGACGAAAATTTAATTAATGAAATTTTCGAAAAAGGCATATTCAAAAACTTCAAAAAGAACGAAATTATAATTGATATCAATCAACCTTTAAATTTCATTCCTCTTTTATTAAATGGTGATATTAAAATTCTAAGAGAAGATAGTGAAGGCAATGAATTACTTATTTACTTTTTAGAAGCGGGTGAAACTTGTACCATGTCACTTACGTGCTGCATGGATACTTCAAAAAGTAAAATTAGAGCTGTTGCTGAAAAGGATACGAGCCTCATCATGATTCCTGTTGATCAAATGCATCAATGGTTTCAAAATAACGAAAGCTGGAGAAATTTCATATTAAGAAGTTATCAAACTCGTTTTGATGAAATGTTAGAAGCTATAGACAATATTGCTTTTATGAAAATGGATGAACGTCTATACAAATACCTAAGTAATAAAGCGGTTCTTAATGCTTCAAAAACATTATTAGTTAAGCATCAAGATATTGCCGAAGATATGCATACGTCTCGCGTTGTGATATCTAGAATTCTTAAACAACTAGAAAACGAAAATAAAATAAAACTAGGCAGAAATAAAATAGAAATCCTATCCGTTTAA